The proteins below come from a single Erinaceus europaeus chromosome 20, mEriEur2.1, whole genome shotgun sequence genomic window:
- the SLC37A4 gene encoding glucose-6-phosphate exchanger SLC37A4 isoform X1: MAAQGYGYYRTVIFSAMFGGYSLYYFNRKTFSFVMTSLVEEISLDKDDLGLITSSQSAAYAISKFVSGVLSDQMSARWLFSSGLLLVGLVNIVFSWSSTVPIFAALWFLNGLAQGLGWPPCGKILRKWFEPSQFGTWWAILSTSMNLAGGLGPILATILAQSYSWRSTLAMSGALCVVVSFLCLLLIHNEPADVGLRNLDPMPSKGKKGSAKEESTLQELLLSPYLWVLSIGYLVVFGVKTCCTDWGQFFLIQEKGQSALVGSSYMSALEIGGLIGSIAAGYLSDRAMAKAGLSTYGSPRHGLLLFMMAGMTVSMYLFRVTVSSDSPKDVAFWTPALHPLAELTGFTEHELWILVLGAVFGFSSYGPIALFGVIANESAPSNLCGTSHAIVGLMANVGGFLAGLPFSTIAKHYSWSTAFWVAEVICAASTAAFFLLRNIRTKMGRVPKKAE; the protein is encoded by the exons ATGGCGGCCCAGGGCTATGGCTACTACCGCACTGTGATCTTCTCAGCCATGTTTGGAGGCTACAGCTTATACTACTTCAACCGCAAGACCTTCTCTTTTGTCATGACTTCCTTGGTGGAGGAAATCTCTCTGGATAAGGATGACTTGG ggctCATCACCAGCAGCCAGTCAGCAGCCTATGCCATCAGCAAGTTTGTGAGTGGGGTGCTGTCTGACCAGATGAGCGCGCGCTGGCTCTTCTCGTCTGGGCTGCTCCTGGTTGGCCTCGTCAACATTGTCTTCTCCTGGAGCTCCACAGTGCCCATCTTCGCTGCTCTCTGGTTCCTCAATGGCCTGGCACAGGGGCTGGGCTGGCCCCCCTGTGGGAAGATCCTGCGGAAG TGGTTTGAACCATCTCAGTTTGGCACCTGGTGGGCCATCCTGTCCACCAGCATGAACCTGGCTGGAGGGCTGGGCCCCATCCTGGCAACCATCCTTGCTCAGAGCTACAGCTGGCGCAGCACACTGGCCATGTCTGGCGCCCTTTGTGTGGTGGTCTCcttcctctgcctcctgctcATCCACAATGAACCTGCTGATGTTGGACTCCGCAACCTGGACCCCATGCCCTCCAAGGGCAAGAAGG GCTCTGCGAAGGAGGAAAGTACCTTACAAGAGTTGCTGCTGTCCCCCTACCTGTGGGTCCTCTCCATTGGCTACCTGGTGGTGTTTGGTGTAAAGACCTGCTGTACTGACTGGGGCCAGTTCTTCCTTATCCAGGAAAAAGGACAGTCTGCCCTCGTGG gtagctCCTACATGAGTGCTTTGGAGATTGGGGGCCTTATAGGCAGTATCGCAGCTGGCTACCTGTCAGATCGAGCCATGGCAAAG GCAGGGCTGTCCACCTATGGGAGCCCTCGCCATGGTCTGCTGCTTTTCATGATGGCTGGCATGACAGTGTCCATGTACCTCTTCCGGGTGACTGTGAGCAGTGACTCCCCTAAG GACGTTGCTTTCTGGACTCCAGCTCTTCACCCTCTCGCTGAGCTCACAGGCTTTACGGAGCATGAG CTCTGGATCCTGGTGTTGGGAGCCGTGTTTGGTTTCTCTTCTTATGGCCCCATTGCCTTGTTTGGAGTTATAGCCAACGAGAGTGCACCTTCCAACTTATGTGGTACCTCCCATGCTATCGTGGGGCTCATGGCCAATG TGGGCGGCTTTCTGGCAGGGTTGCCCTTCAGTACCATTGCCAAGCACTACAGCTGGAGCACAGCCTTCTGGGTGGCTGAAGTGATCTGTGCAGCCAGCACAGCTGCCTTCTTTCTCTTGAGAAACATCCGTACCAAGATGGGCCGAGTGCCCAAGAAGGCTGAGTGA
- the SLC37A4 gene encoding glucose-6-phosphate exchanger SLC37A4 isoform X2, with protein sequence MAAQGYGYYRTVIFSAMFGGYSLYYFNRKTFSFVMTSLVEEISLDKDDLGLITSSQSAAYAISKFVSGVLSDQMSARWLFSSGLLLVGLVNIVFSWSSTVPIFAALWFLNGLAQGLGWPPCGKILRKWFEPSQFGTWWAILSTSMNLAGGLGPILATILAQSYSWRSTLAMSGALCVVVSFLCLLLIHNEPADVGLRNLDPMPSKGKKGSAKEESTLQELLLSPYLWVLSIGYLVVFGVKTCCTDWGQFFLIQEKGQSALVGSSYMSALEIGGLIGSIAAGYLSDRAMAKAGLSTYGSPRHGLLLFMMAGMTVSMYLFRVTVSSDSPKLWILVLGAVFGFSSYGPIALFGVIANESAPSNLCGTSHAIVGLMANVGGFLAGLPFSTIAKHYSWSTAFWVAEVICAASTAAFFLLRNIRTKMGRVPKKAE encoded by the exons ATGGCGGCCCAGGGCTATGGCTACTACCGCACTGTGATCTTCTCAGCCATGTTTGGAGGCTACAGCTTATACTACTTCAACCGCAAGACCTTCTCTTTTGTCATGACTTCCTTGGTGGAGGAAATCTCTCTGGATAAGGATGACTTGG ggctCATCACCAGCAGCCAGTCAGCAGCCTATGCCATCAGCAAGTTTGTGAGTGGGGTGCTGTCTGACCAGATGAGCGCGCGCTGGCTCTTCTCGTCTGGGCTGCTCCTGGTTGGCCTCGTCAACATTGTCTTCTCCTGGAGCTCCACAGTGCCCATCTTCGCTGCTCTCTGGTTCCTCAATGGCCTGGCACAGGGGCTGGGCTGGCCCCCCTGTGGGAAGATCCTGCGGAAG TGGTTTGAACCATCTCAGTTTGGCACCTGGTGGGCCATCCTGTCCACCAGCATGAACCTGGCTGGAGGGCTGGGCCCCATCCTGGCAACCATCCTTGCTCAGAGCTACAGCTGGCGCAGCACACTGGCCATGTCTGGCGCCCTTTGTGTGGTGGTCTCcttcctctgcctcctgctcATCCACAATGAACCTGCTGATGTTGGACTCCGCAACCTGGACCCCATGCCCTCCAAGGGCAAGAAGG GCTCTGCGAAGGAGGAAAGTACCTTACAAGAGTTGCTGCTGTCCCCCTACCTGTGGGTCCTCTCCATTGGCTACCTGGTGGTGTTTGGTGTAAAGACCTGCTGTACTGACTGGGGCCAGTTCTTCCTTATCCAGGAAAAAGGACAGTCTGCCCTCGTGG gtagctCCTACATGAGTGCTTTGGAGATTGGGGGCCTTATAGGCAGTATCGCAGCTGGCTACCTGTCAGATCGAGCCATGGCAAAG GCAGGGCTGTCCACCTATGGGAGCCCTCGCCATGGTCTGCTGCTTTTCATGATGGCTGGCATGACAGTGTCCATGTACCTCTTCCGGGTGACTGTGAGCAGTGACTCCCCTAAG CTCTGGATCCTGGTGTTGGGAGCCGTGTTTGGTTTCTCTTCTTATGGCCCCATTGCCTTGTTTGGAGTTATAGCCAACGAGAGTGCACCTTCCAACTTATGTGGTACCTCCCATGCTATCGTGGGGCTCATGGCCAATG TGGGCGGCTTTCTGGCAGGGTTGCCCTTCAGTACCATTGCCAAGCACTACAGCTGGAGCACAGCCTTCTGGGTGGCTGAAGTGATCTGTGCAGCCAGCACAGCTGCCTTCTTTCTCTTGAGAAACATCCGTACCAAGATGGGCCGAGTGCCCAAGAAGGCTGAGTGA
- the SLC37A4 gene encoding glucose-6-phosphate exchanger SLC37A4 isoform X3, with the protein MTWVSCSLLPSPAGLITSSQSAAYAISKFVSGVLSDQMSARWLFSSGLLLVGLVNIVFSWSSTVPIFAALWFLNGLAQGLGWPPCGKILRKWFEPSQFGTWWAILSTSMNLAGGLGPILATILAQSYSWRSTLAMSGALCVVVSFLCLLLIHNEPADVGLRNLDPMPSKGKKGSAKEESTLQELLLSPYLWVLSIGYLVVFGVKTCCTDWGQFFLIQEKGQSALVGSSYMSALEIGGLIGSIAAGYLSDRAMAKAGLSTYGSPRHGLLLFMMAGMTVSMYLFRVTVSSDSPKDVAFWTPALHPLAELTGFTEHELWILVLGAVFGFSSYGPIALFGVIANESAPSNLCGTSHAIVGLMANVGGFLAGLPFSTIAKHYSWSTAFWVAEVICAASTAAFFLLRNIRTKMGRVPKKAE; encoded by the exons ATGACTTGG GtgtcctgctccctgctcccctcccctgcagggctCATCACCAGCAGCCAGTCAGCAGCCTATGCCATCAGCAAGTTTGTGAGTGGGGTGCTGTCTGACCAGATGAGCGCGCGCTGGCTCTTCTCGTCTGGGCTGCTCCTGGTTGGCCTCGTCAACATTGTCTTCTCCTGGAGCTCCACAGTGCCCATCTTCGCTGCTCTCTGGTTCCTCAATGGCCTGGCACAGGGGCTGGGCTGGCCCCCCTGTGGGAAGATCCTGCGGAAG TGGTTTGAACCATCTCAGTTTGGCACCTGGTGGGCCATCCTGTCCACCAGCATGAACCTGGCTGGAGGGCTGGGCCCCATCCTGGCAACCATCCTTGCTCAGAGCTACAGCTGGCGCAGCACACTGGCCATGTCTGGCGCCCTTTGTGTGGTGGTCTCcttcctctgcctcctgctcATCCACAATGAACCTGCTGATGTTGGACTCCGCAACCTGGACCCCATGCCCTCCAAGGGCAAGAAGG GCTCTGCGAAGGAGGAAAGTACCTTACAAGAGTTGCTGCTGTCCCCCTACCTGTGGGTCCTCTCCATTGGCTACCTGGTGGTGTTTGGTGTAAAGACCTGCTGTACTGACTGGGGCCAGTTCTTCCTTATCCAGGAAAAAGGACAGTCTGCCCTCGTGG gtagctCCTACATGAGTGCTTTGGAGATTGGGGGCCTTATAGGCAGTATCGCAGCTGGCTACCTGTCAGATCGAGCCATGGCAAAG GCAGGGCTGTCCACCTATGGGAGCCCTCGCCATGGTCTGCTGCTTTTCATGATGGCTGGCATGACAGTGTCCATGTACCTCTTCCGGGTGACTGTGAGCAGTGACTCCCCTAAG GACGTTGCTTTCTGGACTCCAGCTCTTCACCCTCTCGCTGAGCTCACAGGCTTTACGGAGCATGAG CTCTGGATCCTGGTGTTGGGAGCCGTGTTTGGTTTCTCTTCTTATGGCCCCATTGCCTTGTTTGGAGTTATAGCCAACGAGAGTGCACCTTCCAACTTATGTGGTACCTCCCATGCTATCGTGGGGCTCATGGCCAATG TGGGCGGCTTTCTGGCAGGGTTGCCCTTCAGTACCATTGCCAAGCACTACAGCTGGAGCACAGCCTTCTGGGTGGCTGAAGTGATCTGTGCAGCCAGCACAGCTGCCTTCTTTCTCTTGAGAAACATCCGTACCAAGATGGGCCGAGTGCCCAAGAAGGCTGAGTGA
- the TRAPPC4 gene encoding trafficking protein particle complex subunit 4 isoform X3 — MASTRQMGRRCWSTWATLLTTQYPSDSAGPALPPMRSSCWPLCSTRIKFVVLADPRQAGIDSLLRKIYEIYSDFALKNPFYSLEMPIRCELFDQNLKLALEVAEKAGTFGPGS, encoded by the exons ATGGCAAGTACACGGCAGATGGGAAGGAGGTGCTGGAGTACCTGGGCAACTCTGCTAACTACCCAGTATCCATCAGATTCGGCCGGCCCCGCCTTACCTCCAATGAGAAGCTCATGCTGGCCTCTATGTTCCACTC GGATCAAGTTTGTGGTGCTTGCAGATCCTAGACAAGCCGGAATAGATTCTCTTCTCAGAAAGATTTATGAGATTTATTCAGACTTTGCCCTCAAGAATCCATTCTACTCCCTGGAAATGCCCATCAG GTGTGAGCTGTTTGACCAGAACCTGAAGTTAGCCCTGGAGGTGGCAGAGAAAGCTGGAACTTTTGGACCTGGGTCATAG
- the TRAPPC4 gene encoding trafficking protein particle complex subunit 4 isoform X1, producing MAIFSVYVVNKAGGLIYQLDSYAPRAEAEKTFSYPLDLLLKLHDERVLVAFGQRDGIRVGHAVLAINGMDVNGKYTADGKEVLEYLGNSANYPVSIRFGRPRLTSNEKLMLASMFHSLFAIGSQLSPEQGSSGIEMLETDTFKLHCFQTLTGIKFVVLADPRQAGIDSLLRKIYEIYSDFALKNPFYSLEMPIRCELFDQNLKLALEVAEKAGTFGPGS from the exons ATGGCGATCTTCAGTGTGTATGTAGTGAACAAGGCTGGCGGCCTGATTTACCAGCTGGACAGTTACGCGCCACGAGCCGAGGCGGAGAAAACTTTCAGTTACCCTCTTGATCTCCTGCTTAAGCTGCACGACGAGCGTGTGCTGGTCGCCTTCGGCCAGCGCGATGGAATCCGGG TGGGCCACGCAGTGCTTGCCATCAATGGCATGGACGTGAATGGCAAGTACACGGCAGATGGGAAGGAGGTGCTGGAGTACCTGGGCAACTCTGCTAACTACCCAGTATCCATCAGATTCGGCCGGCCCCGCCTTACCTCCAATGAGAAGCTCATGCTGGCCTCTATGTTCCACTC GCTCTTCGCAATTGGCTCCCAGCTGTCACCGGAACAGGGCAGTTCAGGCATTGAGATGCTGGAGACAGACACGTTCAAACTGCACTGCTTCCAGACGCTGACAG GGATCAAGTTTGTGGTGCTTGCAGATCCTAGACAAGCCGGAATAGATTCTCTTCTCAGAAAGATTTATGAGATTTATTCAGACTTTGCCCTCAAGAATCCATTCTACTCCCTGGAAATGCCCATCAG GTGTGAGCTGTTTGACCAGAACCTGAAGTTAGCCCTGGAGGTGGCAGAGAAAGCTGGAACTTTTGGACCTGGGTCATAG
- the TRAPPC4 gene encoding trafficking protein particle complex subunit 4 isoform X2: MAIFSVYVVNKAGGLIYQLDSYAPRAEAEKTFSYPLDLLLKLHDERVLVAFGQRDGIRVGHAVLAINGMDVNGKYTADGKEVLEYLGNSANYPVSIRFGRPRLTSNEKLMLASMFHSLFAIGSQLSPEQGSSGIEMLETDTFKLHCFQTLTGIKFVVLADPRQAGIDSLLRKIYEIYSDFALKNPFYSLEMPIRFIAGALCLHTNPLLQET, translated from the exons ATGGCGATCTTCAGTGTGTATGTAGTGAACAAGGCTGGCGGCCTGATTTACCAGCTGGACAGTTACGCGCCACGAGCCGAGGCGGAGAAAACTTTCAGTTACCCTCTTGATCTCCTGCTTAAGCTGCACGACGAGCGTGTGCTGGTCGCCTTCGGCCAGCGCGATGGAATCCGGG TGGGCCACGCAGTGCTTGCCATCAATGGCATGGACGTGAATGGCAAGTACACGGCAGATGGGAAGGAGGTGCTGGAGTACCTGGGCAACTCTGCTAACTACCCAGTATCCATCAGATTCGGCCGGCCCCGCCTTACCTCCAATGAGAAGCTCATGCTGGCCTCTATGTTCCACTC GCTCTTCGCAATTGGCTCCCAGCTGTCACCGGAACAGGGCAGTTCAGGCATTGAGATGCTGGAGACAGACACGTTCAAACTGCACTGCTTCCAGACGCTGACAG GGATCAAGTTTGTGGTGCTTGCAGATCCTAGACAAGCCGGAATAGATTCTCTTCTCAGAAAGATTTATGAGATTTATTCAGACTTTGCCCTCAAGAATCCATTCTACTCCCTGGAAATGCCCATCAG
- the RPS25 gene encoding small ribosomal subunit protein eS25, with protein MPPKDDKKKKDAGKSAKKDKDPVNKSGGKAKKKKWSKGKVRDKLNNLVLFDKATYDKLCKEVPNYKLITPAVVSERLKIRGSLARAALQELLSKGLIKLVSKHRAQVIYTRNTKGGDAPAAGEDA; from the exons ATG CCACCCAAGGAcgacaagaagaaaaaagatgccGGAAAATCGGCCAAGAAAGACAAAGATCCGGTGAACAAGTCTGGGGGAAAGGCCAAAAAGAAG AAGTGGTCCAAAGGCAAAGTTCGGGACAAGCTTAATAACCTCGTCTTGTTTGACAAAGCCACGTATGACAAGCTTTGTAAAGAAGTTCCTAACTATAAGCTCATAACTCCAGCTGTTGTCTCTGAGAGACTGAAGATTCGCGGCTCGCTGGCCAGAGCTGCCCTTCAGGAGCTCCTCAGTAaag GGCTTATTAAACTGGTATCAAAACACAGAGCTCAAGTAATCTACACCAGAAACACCAAGGGTGGAGATGCCCCAGCTGCTGGTGAAGATGCATGA
- the CENATAC gene encoding centrosomal AT-AC splicing factor, which yields MASPERCPLCRQTFFCGRGHVYSRKHQRQLKMALERLLPQVEAARKAIRAAQVERFVPEHERRCWCLCCGCEVRKHLSHGNVTVLHGGLLEHLASPEHKKATNRFWWENKPESQMKEKFLISPKDYARFKKAMIKGLNSYEEKEDKVIKEMAAQIREVEQSRQEVVHSALEPQAVPDQEEGSSASGSWNGTNSQVASVSQQPLYLDLPPAPELDWMGTGQPLTFIGHQDIPGVGNIHSGATPPWMVHEEHSCGNQQIGPSYEEFLKEKEKQKLKKLPAGRVGANFDHSSSTSAGWLPSFGRVWNNGRRWQSRDQFKTEAAATNSHNGRKRKKAGLLINQ from the exons ATGGCGTCGCCTGAACGCTGCCCACTCTGTCGCCAGACCTTCTTTTGCGGTCGCGGACATGTCTACAGTCGCAAGCACCAGCGGCAGCTGAAGATGGCTTTGGAACGGCTACTACCTCAG GTGGAGGCTGCCCGCAAGGCCATCCGAGCCGCCCAGGTGGAGCGTTTCGTGCCGGAGCATGAGCGCCGCTGCTGGTGCCTCTGCTGCGGCTGTGAGGTGCGCAAACACCTGAGCCATGGCAACGTCACGGTGCTGCACGGGGGGCTGCTGGAACACCTGGCCAG CCCAGAACACAAGAAAGCAACCAACAGGTTCTGGTGGGAGAACAAGCCGGAGTCACAGATGAAGGAGAAGTTTCTGATCTCTCCCAAAGATTATGCACG ATTCAAGAAAGCCATGATAAAAGGTTTGAATTCCTATGAGGAAAAAGAGGACAAAGTGATCAAAGAA ATGGCTGCTCAGATCCGAGAGGTGGAGCAGAGCCGGCAAGAGGTGGTTCATTCTGCCCTAGAG CCTCAGGCAGTGCCAGACCAAGAAGAGGGCTCTTcagcatctggaagctggaaTGGGACCAATAG cCAAGTAGCTTCTGTCTCACAGCAGCCCTTGTATTTAGACCTGCCACCAGCCCCAGAACTTGATTGGATGGGGACGGGACAGCCATTGACATTCATTGGTCATCAG GATATACCAGGAGTTGGCAACATTCACTCAG GTGCCACACCTCCCTGGATGGTCCATGAGGAGCACAGCTGTGGGAACCAACAAATAGGACCCTCCTATGAAGAATTTCTCAAAGAAA aagaaaaacagaaattgaaaaagctTCCTGCAGGAAGAGTTGGGGCAAACTTTGATCACAGCTCCAGTACCAGTGCTGGATGGCTGCCCTCTTTTGGTCGAGTGTGGAATAATGGACGTCGCTGGCAATCCAG GGATCAATTCAAAACAGAAGCTGCAGCAACAAACAGTCACaatggaagaaaaaggaaaaaagctggTCTCCTGATAAACCAATAA